Proteins encoded together in one Bos indicus isolate NIAB-ARS_2022 breed Sahiwal x Tharparkar chromosome 3, NIAB-ARS_B.indTharparkar_mat_pri_1.0, whole genome shotgun sequence window:
- the TAL1 gene encoding T-cell acute lymphocytic leukemia protein 1 isoform X1, whose translation MCVERERMTEQPPSEAAHSDPPLEGRDAAEARMAPPHLVLLNGVAKETSRATPAEPPVIELGTRGGGPGDGPAGGGGAARDLKGREAAAAEARHRVPTTELCRPPGPAPASAPAELPGDGRMVQLSPPALAAPAAPGRALLYSLSQPLASLGSGFFGEPDAFPMFATNNRVKRRPSPYEMEITDGPHTKVVRRIFTNSRERWRQQNVNGAFAELRKLIPTHPPDKKLSKNEILRLAMKYINFLAKLLNDQEEEGTQRAKPGKDPVVGAGGGGGGGGGSAPPEDLLQDVLSPNSSCGSSLDGAASPDSYTEEPAPKHTARSLHPAMLPAADGAGPR comes from the exons ATGTGTGTTGAAAGGGAGAG GATGACGGAGCAGCCGCCGAGCGAGGCGGCACACAGTGACCCCCCGCTAGAGGGACGGGACGCGGCCGAGGCCCGCATGGCGCCCCCGCACCTGGTCCTGCTGAACGGCGTCGCCAAGGAGACGAGCCGCGCGACCCCGGCGGAGCCCCCGGTCATCGAGCTGGGCACGCGCGGCGGCGGCCCGGGGGACGGCCCCGCCGGTGGGGGCGGCGCCGCGCGGGACTTAAAGGGCCGCGAGGCTGCGGCGGCCGAAGCGCGCCATCGGGTGCCCACCACAGAGCTGTGCAGACCACCCGGGCCCGCGCCCGCCTCGGCCCCCGCGGAACTGCCCGGCGACGGCCGCATGGTGCAGCTGAGCCCGCCCGCGCTGgcggcccccgccgcccccggccGCGCGCTGCTCTACAGCCTCAGCCAGCCGTTGGCCTCGCTCGGCAG TGGCTTCTTTGGGGAGCCAGATGCCTTCCCTATGTTCGCCACCAACAACCGAGTGAAGAGGAGGCCCTCCCCTTATGAAATGGAGATTACTGATG gtcCCCACACCAAAGTTGTGCGGCGCATCTTCACCAACAGCCGGGAGCGATGGCGGCAGCAGAATGTGAACGGGGCCTTCGCTGAGCTCCGCAAGCTGATCCCCACACATCCCCCAGACAAGAAGCTCAGCAAGAATGAGATCCTCCGCCTGGCCATGAAGTACATCAACTTCCTGGCCAAGCTGCTCAATGACCAGGAGGAGGAAGGCACCCAGCGGGCCAAGCCTGGCAAGGACCCTGTAGTGGGGGCTggcggagggggtgggggaggagggggcagcgcGCCTCCTGAGGATCTCCTGCAGGATGTGCTCTCCCCGAACTCCAGCTGTGGCAGCTCCCTGGACGGGGCAGCCAGCCCGGACAGCTACACAGAAGAGCCAGCGCCCAAGCACACAGCCCGCAGCCTCCATCCTGCCATGCTGCCTGCTGCGGATGGAGCCGGTCCTCGGTGA
- the TAL1 gene encoding T-cell acute lymphocytic leukemia protein 1 isoform X2: protein MTEQPPSEAAHSDPPLEGRDAAEARMAPPHLVLLNGVAKETSRATPAEPPVIELGTRGGGPGDGPAGGGGAARDLKGREAAAAEARHRVPTTELCRPPGPAPASAPAELPGDGRMVQLSPPALAAPAAPGRALLYSLSQPLASLGSGFFGEPDAFPMFATNNRVKRRPSPYEMEITDGPHTKVVRRIFTNSRERWRQQNVNGAFAELRKLIPTHPPDKKLSKNEILRLAMKYINFLAKLLNDQEEEGTQRAKPGKDPVVGAGGGGGGGGGSAPPEDLLQDVLSPNSSCGSSLDGAASPDSYTEEPAPKHTARSLHPAMLPAADGAGPR from the exons ATGACGGAGCAGCCGCCGAGCGAGGCGGCACACAGTGACCCCCCGCTAGAGGGACGGGACGCGGCCGAGGCCCGCATGGCGCCCCCGCACCTGGTCCTGCTGAACGGCGTCGCCAAGGAGACGAGCCGCGCGACCCCGGCGGAGCCCCCGGTCATCGAGCTGGGCACGCGCGGCGGCGGCCCGGGGGACGGCCCCGCCGGTGGGGGCGGCGCCGCGCGGGACTTAAAGGGCCGCGAGGCTGCGGCGGCCGAAGCGCGCCATCGGGTGCCCACCACAGAGCTGTGCAGACCACCCGGGCCCGCGCCCGCCTCGGCCCCCGCGGAACTGCCCGGCGACGGCCGCATGGTGCAGCTGAGCCCGCCCGCGCTGgcggcccccgccgcccccggccGCGCGCTGCTCTACAGCCTCAGCCAGCCGTTGGCCTCGCTCGGCAG TGGCTTCTTTGGGGAGCCAGATGCCTTCCCTATGTTCGCCACCAACAACCGAGTGAAGAGGAGGCCCTCCCCTTATGAAATGGAGATTACTGATG gtcCCCACACCAAAGTTGTGCGGCGCATCTTCACCAACAGCCGGGAGCGATGGCGGCAGCAGAATGTGAACGGGGCCTTCGCTGAGCTCCGCAAGCTGATCCCCACACATCCCCCAGACAAGAAGCTCAGCAAGAATGAGATCCTCCGCCTGGCCATGAAGTACATCAACTTCCTGGCCAAGCTGCTCAATGACCAGGAGGAGGAAGGCACCCAGCGGGCCAAGCCTGGCAAGGACCCTGTAGTGGGGGCTggcggagggggtgggggaggagggggcagcgcGCCTCCTGAGGATCTCCTGCAGGATGTGCTCTCCCCGAACTCCAGCTGTGGCAGCTCCCTGGACGGGGCAGCCAGCCCGGACAGCTACACAGAAGAGCCAGCGCCCAAGCACACAGCCCGCAGCCTCCATCCTGCCATGCTGCCTGCTGCGGATGGAGCCGGTCCTCGGTGA
- the TAL1 gene encoding T-cell acute lymphocytic leukemia protein 1 isoform X3, with amino-acid sequence MCLCMCVRGCARRGECADGLCLRHAGSAEAEEGECRHAAGCEQKCGVLRGGGGGVDWRSLVSVSTGQECVSVRSGVKFFWILQSSVDSGFFGEPDAFPMFATNNRVKRRPSPYEMEITDGPHTKVVRRIFTNSRERWRQQNVNGAFAELRKLIPTHPPDKKLSKNEILRLAMKYINFLAKLLNDQEEEGTQRAKPGKDPVVGAGGGGGGGGGSAPPEDLLQDVLSPNSSCGSSLDGAASPDSYTEEPAPKHTARSLHPAMLPAADGAGPR; translated from the exons atgtgtttgtgtatgtgtgtgcgtgggTGTGCACGCAGGGGGGAGTGTGCGGATGGTTTGTGTCTGCGGCATGCAGGGAGCGCAGAAGCTGAGGAGGGGGAGTGCAGGCATGCGGCTGGGTGTGAGCAGAAGTGCGGGGTTCtgcgtggtggtggtggcggggtGGACTGGAGGAGTCTTGTGAGTGTGAGTACCGGGCAGGAGTGTGTCTCAGTGCGCTCCGGTGTGAAATTCTTCTGGATTCTGCAGTCCTCAGTGGACAG TGGCTTCTTTGGGGAGCCAGATGCCTTCCCTATGTTCGCCACCAACAACCGAGTGAAGAGGAGGCCCTCCCCTTATGAAATGGAGATTACTGATG gtcCCCACACCAAAGTTGTGCGGCGCATCTTCACCAACAGCCGGGAGCGATGGCGGCAGCAGAATGTGAACGGGGCCTTCGCTGAGCTCCGCAAGCTGATCCCCACACATCCCCCAGACAAGAAGCTCAGCAAGAATGAGATCCTCCGCCTGGCCATGAAGTACATCAACTTCCTGGCCAAGCTGCTCAATGACCAGGAGGAGGAAGGCACCCAGCGGGCCAAGCCTGGCAAGGACCCTGTAGTGGGGGCTggcggagggggtgggggaggagggggcagcgcGCCTCCTGAGGATCTCCTGCAGGATGTGCTCTCCCCGAACTCCAGCTGTGGCAGCTCCCTGGACGGGGCAGCCAGCCCGGACAGCTACACAGAAGAGCCAGCGCCCAAGCACACAGCCCGCAGCCTCCATCCTGCCATGCTGCCTGCTGCGGATGGAGCCGGTCCTCGGTGA